The window CCAGGCTTGTTCGGCGGACGGCAGCTGGCCGCCGTCGATGTCGGAACCGGGTCCGGGGTGATCGCGGCGACGTTGGCCATGGAATGTGAACAGATGCACGTGAGTGCGGTGGATGTGTCGCCGGAAGCGTTGGCTGTTGCCGTTCGAAATGCTGAGCGGCTTGGCGCACGTGTCGATTTTTACGAAGGTGATTTATTGGCTCCATTCATGAATGAAGGCAAGAAATTTGATCTCATCGTCTCCAATCTTCCGTACATTCCTGAGGAAGAAGCAGAGGCCTTGGATCCGCTCGTGAAAGATCACGAACCGTCGCTCGCATTGTATGGAGGCAAAGACGGACTCAGCCTATATCGGCAATTGATCGGCCAAATTCCGAAAGTCGAAACCGGCGGCCCATGCTTGATCGCTTTTGAAATTGGAATCGGACAGAGCGAAGCCGTTTCGGGTTTGATCCGCCGCCAATTCGGTGATCGTGCCCAAGTGTCGGTTTTGCGCGATATTAACGGTAAAGAAAGGATTGTATCGGCCGTCATCGGCAAGTAATGTCGAGGAACGGCGAACGATTTCCTGTATGATTTTCATCTTCCCCGTCCAAACTGTCGGATGAAAGGGCGGGGATGAAATTGAAACGGAAAGCTATGATTTTGTCATTTTCTTTATTTGCATTGCTTGTGTTTAACATGGATGTTCAGCCGCTGAAGGTGTTCGCGGCAGGGGAAGACGTGAAAATTCCGGAACAATCGATTCGTTTAAGGATTCTAGCCAACAGCAATTCTGCTCAAGACCAAGAGACGAAAAGAACGGTTCGCGACGCCGTTAACAAGCAGATCGCCGGATGGGTTGGAGACCTTGAAACGATCCAGCAGGCAAGAAAGGCGATTCGTTCGCATTTGCCGGAGATTCGAACGACGGTTGAAGAAGTGTTGAAGCAACGAAAGGAAAAGTACGGATTTTCGATAAAATTCGGGGATGTGCAGTTTCCGACGAAGCTATACGGAAACTATGTTTATCCGGCCGGAATTTATGAAGCGCTGCTGATCACGCTCGGCAGCGGCAAAGGCGCCAACTGGTGGTGCGTCCTGTTTCCTCCGCTTTGCTTTTTGGACTTTGAAAACGGCGACGCCGTGAAAAAGCAACCGGAGGCTGAACCGCAGAAGCCGACGGCGAAATCAACGGCTGGCGAACGACAAAACGAGATTCAGGTGAAATTTTTCGTCGTTGAATGGTTTTCGTCGTTGATTCACGCGATTGCTCAATGGTTTTAACTGGAGTCATAATCCTCTGTTTCTATCATAAAATGGTAGAGATGGCGAAGGCCCATACTTGTGTGGGCCTTTTTCATACGGAAAGTGGGAAGCTGTTCCGGCTGGCCGGTACAGCTCCAACCATTTCATTTCAGGGGGAATGATACAATGAGCAGCGCGATTCGCAGGGCGAAAGCGGAAGACCGCGAACCATTGGCCGATTTTGCTTCGGCCTCGGGCGTTCCGGCAGACGAAATTCGCGAGCAGTACGAAAAATTTTATATAATGGAAACGGAACAAGGACAATGGATGGCCACGGTGGCGATCGAGCAGCGGGGCGACAATGCGATGCTGCGCATGCTCGTGATCAATCCGACGAAATGCGGGATGGAGGAAATGGTTCGTTTTCTTCATGAAATCCTTGCGGTCGTACAGCAACGAAATTTTCGCAAGTTGTACTTGGTGACGCCTTCTCCGGAAATCTTTCGACCGTTCGGGTTTTCGCCTGTGCAAGATCAGCAAATTCCGGAACCGTTGCAGTCGGGAATTTCGGAATCGGGCGAGGATACCGTTCCGATGGCCCGTTCCTTTTAATTTGTCCACAAA is drawn from Bacillales bacterium and contains these coding sequences:
- the spoIIR gene encoding stage II sporulation protein R, which translates into the protein MKRKAMILSFSLFALLVFNMDVQPLKVFAAGEDVKIPEQSIRLRILANSNSAQDQETKRTVRDAVNKQIAGWVGDLETIQQARKAIRSHLPEIRTTVEEVLKQRKEKYGFSIKFGDVQFPTKLYGNYVYPAGIYEALLITLGSGKGANWWCVLFPPLCFLDFENGDAVKKQPEAEPQKPTAKSTAGERQNEIQVKFFVVEWFSSLIHAIAQWF
- the prmC gene encoding peptide chain release factor N(5)-glutamine methyltransferase, which gives rise to MKVHEALRRASSFLAESGREARAAEILLGHALGASRTQLFMQMQEEMPEAAAAVFGDLIRAHAGGIPVQHLTGTEPFFGRTFHVSRDVLIPRPETEELVAHVLETIPGLFGGRQLAAVDVGTGSGVIAATLAMECEQMHVSAVDVSPEALAVAVRNAERLGARVDFYEGDLLAPFMNEGKKFDLIVSNLPYIPEEEAEALDPLVKDHEPSLALYGGKDGLSLYRQLIGQIPKVETGGPCLIAFEIGIGQSEAVSGLIRRQFGDRAQVSVLRDINGKERIVSAVIGK